A window from Balaenoptera musculus isolate JJ_BM4_2016_0621 chromosome 8, mBalMus1.pri.v3, whole genome shotgun sequence encodes these proteins:
- the SF1 gene encoding splicing factor 1 isoform X15, whose product MATGANATPLDFPSKKRKRSRWNQDTMEQKTVIPGMPTVIPPGLTREQERAYIVQLQIEDLTRKLRTGDLGIPPNPEDRSPSPEPIYNSEGKRLNTREFRTRKKLEEERHNLITEMVALNPDFKPPADYKPPATRVSDKVMIPQDEYPEINFVGLLIGPRGNTLKNIEKECNAKIMIRGKGSVKEGKVGRKDGQMLPGEDEPLHALVTANTMENVKKAVEQIRNILKQGIETPEDQNDLRKMQLRELARLNGTLREDDNRILRPWQSSETRSITNTTVCTKCGGAGHIASDCKFQRPGDPQSAQDKARMDKEYLSLMAELGEAPVPASVGSTSGPATTPLASAPRPAAPANNPPPPSLMSTTQSRPPWMNSGPSESRPYHGMHGGGPGGPGGGPHSFPHPLPSLTGGHGGHPMQHNPNGPPPPWMQPPPPPMNQGPHPPGHHGPPPMDQYLGSTPVGSGVYRLHQGKGMMPPPPMGMMPPPPPPPSGQPPPPPSGPLPPWQQQQQPPPPPPPSSSMASSTPLPWQQRSLPAAAMARAMRVRTFRAHW is encoded by the exons TGCAACTGCAGATAGAAGACCTGACTCGTAAACTGCGCACAGGAGACCTGGGCATCCCCCCTAACCCTGAGGACAG GTCCCCTTCCCCTGAGCCCATCTACAATAGCGAGGGGAAGCGGCTTAACACTCGTGAGTTCCGCACCCGCAAAAAGCTTGAAGAGGAGCGGCATAACCTCATCACGGAAATGGTTGCCCTCAACCCTGATTTCAAGCCACCTGCAGATTACAA acCTCCAGCAACACGTGTGAGCGATAAAGTAATGATTCCACAAGATGAGTATCCAGAAATCAACTTTGTGGGGCTGCTGATTGGGCCCAG AGGGAACACCTTGAAGAACATAGAGAAGGAGTGTAATGCCAAGATCATGATCCGGGGGAAAGGCTCTGTGAAAGAAGGGAAAGTCGGGCGCAAAGATGGCCAGATGCTGCCAGGAGAAGATGAGCCGCTTCATGCCCTGGTTACTGCCAATACCATGGAGAATGTGAAGAAAGCAGTAGAACAG ATAAGAAACATCCTGAAGCAGGGTATCGAGACTCCTGAGGACCAGAACGATCTACGGAAGATGCAGCTTCGAGAGTTGGCTCGTTTGAATGGGACCCTTCGGGAAGACGATAACAG GATCTTAAGACCCTGGCAGAGCTCGGAGACCCGCAGCATTACCAATACCACAGTGTGTACCAAGTGTGGAGGGGCTGGCCACATTGCTTCCGATTGCAAATTCCAAAG gCCTGGTGACCCCCAGTCAGCTCAGGATAAAGCGCGGATGGATAAAGAATACTTGTCCCTCATGGCTGAACTGGGGGAGGCACCTGTGCCCGCATCTGTGGGCTCCACCTCTGGGCCCGCCACCACACCCCTGGCCAGTGCACCTCGGCCCGCTGCTCCTGCCAACAATCCACCTCCGCCG TCTCTCATGTCCACTACCCAGAGCCGCCCACCCTGGATGAATTCTGGCCCGTCAGAGAGTCGGCCCTACCATGGCATGCACGGAGGTGGCCCTGGTGGGCCCGGAGGTGGCCCGCACAGCTTCCCACACCCGTTACCCAGCCTGACGGGCGGGCACGGTGGACATCCCATGCAGCACAACCCGAATGGACCCCCTCCTCCTTGGATGCAGCCGCCGCCACCACCGATGAACCAGGGCCCCCACCCACCTGGGCACCATGGCCCTCCTCCAATGG ATCAGTACCTGGGAAGTACGCCTGTGGGCTCTGGGGTCTATCGCCTGCATCAAGGAAAAG GTATGATGCCGCCGCCGCCTATGGGCATgatgccgccgccgccgccgcctcccagTGGGcagcctccaccccctccctctggTCCTCTTCCCCcatggcagcagcagcagcagccgccgCCACCCCCTCCGCCCAGCAGCAGTATGGCTTCCAGTACCCCTTTGCCATGGCAGCAAA GATCCCTCCCCGCGGCGGCGATGGCCCGAGCCATGAGAGTGAGGACTTTCCGCGCCCATTGGTGA
- the SF1 gene encoding splicing factor 1 isoform X6 codes for MATGANATPLDFPSKKRKRSRWNQDTMEQKTVIPGMPTVIPPGLTREQERAYIVQLQIEDLTRKLRTGDLGIPPNPEDRSPSPEPIYNSEGKRLNTREFRTRKKLEEERHNLITEMVALNPDFKPPADYKPPATRVSDKVMIPQDEYPEINFVGLLIGPRGNTLKNIEKECNAKIMIRGKGSVKEGKVGRKDGQMLPGEDEPLHALVTANTMENVKKAVEQIRNILKQGIETPEDQNDLRKMQLRELARLNGTLREDDNRILRPWQSSETRSITNTTVCTKCGGAGHIASDCKFQRPGDPQSAQDKARMDKEYLSLMAELGEAPVPASVGSTSGPATTPLASAPRPAAPANNPPPPSLMSTTQSRPPWMNSGPSESRPYHGMHGGGPGGPGGGPHSFPHPLPSLTGGHGGHPMQHNPNGPPPPWMQPPPPPMNQGPHPPGHHGPPPMDQYLGSTPVGSGVYRLHQGKGMMPPPPMGMMPPPPPPPSGQPPPPPSGPLPPWQQQQQPPPPPPPSSSMASSTPLPWQQNTTTTTTSAGTGSIPPWQQQQAAAAASPGAPQMQGNPTMVPLPPGVQPPLPPGAPPPPPPPPPGSAGMMYAPPPPPPPPMDPSNFVTMMGMGVAGMPPFGMPPAPPPPPPQN; via the exons TGCAACTGCAGATAGAAGACCTGACTCGTAAACTGCGCACAGGAGACCTGGGCATCCCCCCTAACCCTGAGGACAG GTCCCCTTCCCCTGAGCCCATCTACAATAGCGAGGGGAAGCGGCTTAACACTCGTGAGTTCCGCACCCGCAAAAAGCTTGAAGAGGAGCGGCATAACCTCATCACGGAAATGGTTGCCCTCAACCCTGATTTCAAGCCACCTGCAGATTACAA acCTCCAGCAACACGTGTGAGCGATAAAGTAATGATTCCACAAGATGAGTATCCAGAAATCAACTTTGTGGGGCTGCTGATTGGGCCCAG AGGGAACACCTTGAAGAACATAGAGAAGGAGTGTAATGCCAAGATCATGATCCGGGGGAAAGGCTCTGTGAAAGAAGGGAAAGTCGGGCGCAAAGATGGCCAGATGCTGCCAGGAGAAGATGAGCCGCTTCATGCCCTGGTTACTGCCAATACCATGGAGAATGTGAAGAAAGCAGTAGAACAG ATAAGAAACATCCTGAAGCAGGGTATCGAGACTCCTGAGGACCAGAACGATCTACGGAAGATGCAGCTTCGAGAGTTGGCTCGTTTGAATGGGACCCTTCGGGAAGACGATAACAG GATCTTAAGACCCTGGCAGAGCTCGGAGACCCGCAGCATTACCAATACCACAGTGTGTACCAAGTGTGGAGGGGCTGGCCACATTGCTTCCGATTGCAAATTCCAAAG gCCTGGTGACCCCCAGTCAGCTCAGGATAAAGCGCGGATGGATAAAGAATACTTGTCCCTCATGGCTGAACTGGGGGAGGCACCTGTGCCCGCATCTGTGGGCTCCACCTCTGGGCCCGCCACCACACCCCTGGCCAGTGCACCTCGGCCCGCTGCTCCTGCCAACAATCCACCTCCGCCG TCTCTCATGTCCACTACCCAGAGCCGCCCACCCTGGATGAATTCTGGCCCGTCAGAGAGTCGGCCCTACCATGGCATGCACGGAGGTGGCCCTGGTGGGCCCGGAGGTGGCCCGCACAGCTTCCCACACCCGTTACCCAGCCTGACGGGCGGGCACGGTGGACATCCCATGCAGCACAACCCGAATGGACCCCCTCCTCCTTGGATGCAGCCGCCGCCACCACCGATGAACCAGGGCCCCCACCCACCTGGGCACCATGGCCCTCCTCCAATGG ATCAGTACCTGGGAAGTACGCCTGTGGGCTCTGGGGTCTATCGCCTGCATCAAGGAAAAG GTATGATGCCGCCGCCGCCTATGGGCATgatgccgccgccgccgccgcctcccagTGGGcagcctccaccccctccctctggTCCTCTTCCCCcatggcagcagcagcagcagccgccgCCACCCCCTCCGCCCAGCAGCAGTATGGCTTCCAGTACCCCTTTGCCATGGCAGCAAA ATACGACGACTACCACCACGAGCGCTGGCACAGGGTCCATCCCGCCATGGCAACAGCAGCAGGCGGCTGCCGCAGCTTCTCCAGGAGCCCCTCAGATGCAAGGCAACCCCACTATggtgcccctgcccccaggggtcCAGCCGCCTCTGCCGCCCGgggcccctccccctccgccgCCTCCACCGCCTGGTTCCGCCGGCATGATGTatgccccgccccctcctcctccgcctcccaTGGACCCTTCTAACTTTGTCACCATGATGGGCATGGGGGTGGCGGGCATGCCACCCTTCGGGATGCCTCCAGCTCCCCCACCGCCTCCACCACAGAACTAG
- the SF1 gene encoding splicing factor 1 isoform X7, whose translation MATGANATPLDFPSKKRKRSRWNQDTMEQKTVIPGMPTVIPPGLTREQERAYIVQLQIEDLTRKLRTGDLGIPPNPEDRSPSPEPIYNSEGKRLNTREFRTRKKLEEERHNLITEMVALNPDFKPPADYKPPATRVSDKVMIPQDEYPEINFVGLLIGPRGNTLKNIEKECNAKIMIRGKGSVKEGKVGRKDGQMLPGEDEPLHALVTANTMENVKKAVEQIRNILKQGIETPEDQNDLRKMQLRELARLNGTLREDDNRILRPWQSSETRSITNTTVCTKCGGAGHIASDCKFQRPGDPQSAQDKARMDKEYLSLMAELGEAPVPASVGSTSGPATTPLASAPRPAAPANNPPPPSLMSTTQSRPPWMNSGPSESRPYHGMHGGGPGGPGGGPHSFPHPLPSLTGGHGGHPMQHNPNGPPPPWMQPPPPPMNQGPHPPGHHGPPPMDQYLGSTPVGSGVYRLHQGKGMMPPPPMGMMPPPPPPPSGQPPPPPSGPLPPWQQQQQPPPPPPPSSSMASSTPLPWQQNTTTTTTSAGTGSIPPWQQQQAAAAASPGAPQMQGNPTMVPLPPGVQPPLPPGAPPPPPPPPPGSAGMMIPPRGGDGPSHESEDFPRPLVTLPGRQPQQRPWWTGWFGKAA comes from the exons TGCAACTGCAGATAGAAGACCTGACTCGTAAACTGCGCACAGGAGACCTGGGCATCCCCCCTAACCCTGAGGACAG GTCCCCTTCCCCTGAGCCCATCTACAATAGCGAGGGGAAGCGGCTTAACACTCGTGAGTTCCGCACCCGCAAAAAGCTTGAAGAGGAGCGGCATAACCTCATCACGGAAATGGTTGCCCTCAACCCTGATTTCAAGCCACCTGCAGATTACAA acCTCCAGCAACACGTGTGAGCGATAAAGTAATGATTCCACAAGATGAGTATCCAGAAATCAACTTTGTGGGGCTGCTGATTGGGCCCAG AGGGAACACCTTGAAGAACATAGAGAAGGAGTGTAATGCCAAGATCATGATCCGGGGGAAAGGCTCTGTGAAAGAAGGGAAAGTCGGGCGCAAAGATGGCCAGATGCTGCCAGGAGAAGATGAGCCGCTTCATGCCCTGGTTACTGCCAATACCATGGAGAATGTGAAGAAAGCAGTAGAACAG ATAAGAAACATCCTGAAGCAGGGTATCGAGACTCCTGAGGACCAGAACGATCTACGGAAGATGCAGCTTCGAGAGTTGGCTCGTTTGAATGGGACCCTTCGGGAAGACGATAACAG GATCTTAAGACCCTGGCAGAGCTCGGAGACCCGCAGCATTACCAATACCACAGTGTGTACCAAGTGTGGAGGGGCTGGCCACATTGCTTCCGATTGCAAATTCCAAAG gCCTGGTGACCCCCAGTCAGCTCAGGATAAAGCGCGGATGGATAAAGAATACTTGTCCCTCATGGCTGAACTGGGGGAGGCACCTGTGCCCGCATCTGTGGGCTCCACCTCTGGGCCCGCCACCACACCCCTGGCCAGTGCACCTCGGCCCGCTGCTCCTGCCAACAATCCACCTCCGCCG TCTCTCATGTCCACTACCCAGAGCCGCCCACCCTGGATGAATTCTGGCCCGTCAGAGAGTCGGCCCTACCATGGCATGCACGGAGGTGGCCCTGGTGGGCCCGGAGGTGGCCCGCACAGCTTCCCACACCCGTTACCCAGCCTGACGGGCGGGCACGGTGGACATCCCATGCAGCACAACCCGAATGGACCCCCTCCTCCTTGGATGCAGCCGCCGCCACCACCGATGAACCAGGGCCCCCACCCACCTGGGCACCATGGCCCTCCTCCAATGG ATCAGTACCTGGGAAGTACGCCTGTGGGCTCTGGGGTCTATCGCCTGCATCAAGGAAAAG GTATGATGCCGCCGCCGCCTATGGGCATgatgccgccgccgccgccgcctcccagTGGGcagcctccaccccctccctctggTCCTCTTCCCCcatggcagcagcagcagcagccgccgCCACCCCCTCCGCCCAGCAGCAGTATGGCTTCCAGTACCCCTTTGCCATGGCAGCAAA ATACGACGACTACCACCACGAGCGCTGGCACAGGGTCCATCCCGCCATGGCAACAGCAGCAGGCGGCTGCCGCAGCTTCTCCAGGAGCCCCTCAGATGCAAGGCAACCCCACTATggtgcccctgcccccaggggtcCAGCCGCCTCTGCCGCCCGgggcccctccccctccgccgCCTCCACCGCCTGGTTCCGCCGGCATGAT GATCCCTCCCCGCGGCGGCGATGGCCCGAGCCATGAGAGTGAGGACTTTCCGCGCCCATTGGTGACCCTTCCAGGCAGACAGCCTCAGCAGCGCCCCTGGTGGACAGGATGGTTCGGCAAAGCAGCCTGA
- the SF1 gene encoding splicing factor 1 isoform X14, producing MATGANATPLDFPSKKRKRSRWNQDTMEQKTVIPGMPTVIPPGLTREQERAYIVQLQIEDLTRKLRTGDLGIPPNPEDRSPSPEPIYNSEGKRLNTREFRTRKKLEEERHNLITEMVALNPDFKPPADYKPPATRVSDKVMIPQDEYPEINFVGLLIGPRGNTLKNIEKECNAKIMIRGKGSVKEGKVGRKDGQMLPGEDEPLHALVTANTMENVKKAVEQIRNILKQGIETPEDQNDLRKMQLRELARLNGTLREDDNRILRPWQSSETRSITNTTVCTKCGGAGHIASDCKFQRPGDPQSAQDKARMDKEYLSLMAELGEAPVPASVGSTSGPATTPLASAPRPAAPANNPPPPSLMSTTQSRPPWMNSGPSESRPYHGMHGGGPGGPGGGPHSFPHPLPSLTGGHGGHPMQHNPNGPPPPWMQPPPPPMNQGPHPPGHHGPPPMVPGKYACGLWGLSPASRKRYDAAAAYGHDAAAAAASQWAASTPSLWSSSPMAAAAAAAATPSAQQQYGFQYPFAMAAKIPPRGGDGPSHESEDFPRPLVTLPGRQPQQRPWWTGWFGKAA from the exons TGCAACTGCAGATAGAAGACCTGACTCGTAAACTGCGCACAGGAGACCTGGGCATCCCCCCTAACCCTGAGGACAG GTCCCCTTCCCCTGAGCCCATCTACAATAGCGAGGGGAAGCGGCTTAACACTCGTGAGTTCCGCACCCGCAAAAAGCTTGAAGAGGAGCGGCATAACCTCATCACGGAAATGGTTGCCCTCAACCCTGATTTCAAGCCACCTGCAGATTACAA acCTCCAGCAACACGTGTGAGCGATAAAGTAATGATTCCACAAGATGAGTATCCAGAAATCAACTTTGTGGGGCTGCTGATTGGGCCCAG AGGGAACACCTTGAAGAACATAGAGAAGGAGTGTAATGCCAAGATCATGATCCGGGGGAAAGGCTCTGTGAAAGAAGGGAAAGTCGGGCGCAAAGATGGCCAGATGCTGCCAGGAGAAGATGAGCCGCTTCATGCCCTGGTTACTGCCAATACCATGGAGAATGTGAAGAAAGCAGTAGAACAG ATAAGAAACATCCTGAAGCAGGGTATCGAGACTCCTGAGGACCAGAACGATCTACGGAAGATGCAGCTTCGAGAGTTGGCTCGTTTGAATGGGACCCTTCGGGAAGACGATAACAG GATCTTAAGACCCTGGCAGAGCTCGGAGACCCGCAGCATTACCAATACCACAGTGTGTACCAAGTGTGGAGGGGCTGGCCACATTGCTTCCGATTGCAAATTCCAAAG gCCTGGTGACCCCCAGTCAGCTCAGGATAAAGCGCGGATGGATAAAGAATACTTGTCCCTCATGGCTGAACTGGGGGAGGCACCTGTGCCCGCATCTGTGGGCTCCACCTCTGGGCCCGCCACCACACCCCTGGCCAGTGCACCTCGGCCCGCTGCTCCTGCCAACAATCCACCTCCGCCG TCTCTCATGTCCACTACCCAGAGCCGCCCACCCTGGATGAATTCTGGCCCGTCAGAGAGTCGGCCCTACCATGGCATGCACGGAGGTGGCCCTGGTGGGCCCGGAGGTGGCCCGCACAGCTTCCCACACCCGTTACCCAGCCTGACGGGCGGGCACGGTGGACATCCCATGCAGCACAACCCGAATGGACCCCCTCCTCCTTGGATGCAGCCGCCGCCACCACCGATGAACCAGGGCCCCCACCCACCTGGGCACCATGGCCCTCCTCCAATGG TACCTGGGAAGTACGCCTGTGGGCTCTGGGGTCTATCGCCTGCATCAAGGAAAAG GTATGATGCCGCCGCCGCCTATGGGCATgatgccgccgccgccgccgcctcccagTGGGcagcctccaccccctccctctggTCCTCTTCCCCcatggcagcagcagcagcagccgccgCCACCCCCTCCGCCCAGCAGCAGTATGGCTTCCAGTACCCCTTTGCCATGGCAGCAAA GATCCCTCCCCGCGGCGGCGATGGCCCGAGCCATGAGAGTGAGGACTTTCCGCGCCCATTGGTGACCCTTCCAGGCAGACAGCCTCAGCAGCGCCCCTGGTGGACAGGATGGTTCGGCAAAGCAGCCTGA
- the SF1 gene encoding splicing factor 1 isoform X11 has product MATGANATPLDFPSKKRKRSRWNQDTMEQKTVIPGMPTVIPPGLTREQERAYIVQLQIEDLTRKLRTGDLGIPPNPEDRSPSPEPIYNSEGKRLNTREFRTRKKLEEERHNLITEMVALNPDFKPPADYKPPATRVSDKVMIPQDEYPEINFVGLLIGPRGNTLKNIEKECNAKIMIRGKGSVKEGKVGRKDGQMLPGEDEPLHALVTANTMENVKKAVEQIRNILKQGIETPEDQNDLRKMQLRELARLNGTLREDDNRILRPWQSSETRSITNTTVCTKCGGAGHIASDCKFQRPGDPQSAQDKARMDKEYLSLMAELGEAPVPASVGSTSGPATTPLASAPRPAAPANNPPPPSLMSTTQSRPPWMNSGPSESRPYHGMHGGGPGGPGGGPHSFPHPLPSLTGGHGGHPMQHNPNGPPPPWMQPPPPPMNQGPHPPGHHGPPPMVPGKYACGLWGLSPASRKRYDAAAAYGHDAAAAAASQWAASTPSLWSSSPMAAAAAAAATPSAQQQYGFQYPFAMAAKYDDYHHERWHRVHPAMATAAGGCRSFSRSPSDARQPHYGAPAPRGPAASAARGPSPSAASTAWFRRHDVCPAPSSSASHGPF; this is encoded by the exons TGCAACTGCAGATAGAAGACCTGACTCGTAAACTGCGCACAGGAGACCTGGGCATCCCCCCTAACCCTGAGGACAG GTCCCCTTCCCCTGAGCCCATCTACAATAGCGAGGGGAAGCGGCTTAACACTCGTGAGTTCCGCACCCGCAAAAAGCTTGAAGAGGAGCGGCATAACCTCATCACGGAAATGGTTGCCCTCAACCCTGATTTCAAGCCACCTGCAGATTACAA acCTCCAGCAACACGTGTGAGCGATAAAGTAATGATTCCACAAGATGAGTATCCAGAAATCAACTTTGTGGGGCTGCTGATTGGGCCCAG AGGGAACACCTTGAAGAACATAGAGAAGGAGTGTAATGCCAAGATCATGATCCGGGGGAAAGGCTCTGTGAAAGAAGGGAAAGTCGGGCGCAAAGATGGCCAGATGCTGCCAGGAGAAGATGAGCCGCTTCATGCCCTGGTTACTGCCAATACCATGGAGAATGTGAAGAAAGCAGTAGAACAG ATAAGAAACATCCTGAAGCAGGGTATCGAGACTCCTGAGGACCAGAACGATCTACGGAAGATGCAGCTTCGAGAGTTGGCTCGTTTGAATGGGACCCTTCGGGAAGACGATAACAG GATCTTAAGACCCTGGCAGAGCTCGGAGACCCGCAGCATTACCAATACCACAGTGTGTACCAAGTGTGGAGGGGCTGGCCACATTGCTTCCGATTGCAAATTCCAAAG gCCTGGTGACCCCCAGTCAGCTCAGGATAAAGCGCGGATGGATAAAGAATACTTGTCCCTCATGGCTGAACTGGGGGAGGCACCTGTGCCCGCATCTGTGGGCTCCACCTCTGGGCCCGCCACCACACCCCTGGCCAGTGCACCTCGGCCCGCTGCTCCTGCCAACAATCCACCTCCGCCG TCTCTCATGTCCACTACCCAGAGCCGCCCACCCTGGATGAATTCTGGCCCGTCAGAGAGTCGGCCCTACCATGGCATGCACGGAGGTGGCCCTGGTGGGCCCGGAGGTGGCCCGCACAGCTTCCCACACCCGTTACCCAGCCTGACGGGCGGGCACGGTGGACATCCCATGCAGCACAACCCGAATGGACCCCCTCCTCCTTGGATGCAGCCGCCGCCACCACCGATGAACCAGGGCCCCCACCCACCTGGGCACCATGGCCCTCCTCCAATGG TACCTGGGAAGTACGCCTGTGGGCTCTGGGGTCTATCGCCTGCATCAAGGAAAAG GTATGATGCCGCCGCCGCCTATGGGCATgatgccgccgccgccgccgcctcccagTGGGcagcctccaccccctccctctggTCCTCTTCCCCcatggcagcagcagcagcagccgccgCCACCCCCTCCGCCCAGCAGCAGTATGGCTTCCAGTACCCCTTTGCCATGGCAGCAAA ATACGACGACTACCACCACGAGCGCTGGCACAGGGTCCATCCCGCCATGGCAACAGCAGCAGGCGGCTGCCGCAGCTTCTCCAGGAGCCCCTCAGATGCAAGGCAACCCCACTATggtgcccctgcccccaggggtcCAGCCGCCTCTGCCGCCCGgggcccctccccctccgccgCCTCCACCGCCTGGTTCCGCCGGCATGATGTatgccccgccccctcctcctccgcctcccaTGGACCCTTCTAA
- the SF1 gene encoding splicing factor 1 isoform X13, whose amino-acid sequence MATGANATPLDFPSKKRKRSRWNQDTMEQKTVIPGMPTVIPPGLTREQERAYIVQLQIEDLTRKLRTGDLGIPPNPEDRSPSPEPIYNSEGKRLNTREFRTRKKLEEERHNLITEMVALNPDFKPPADYKPPATRVSDKVMIPQDEYPEINFVGLLIGPRGNTLKNIEKECNAKIMIRGKGSVKEGKVGRKDGQMLPGEDEPLHALVTANTMENVKKAVEQIRNILKQGIETPEDQNDLRKMQLRELARLNGTLREDDNRILRPWQSSETRSITNTTVCTKCGGAGHIASDCKFQRPGDPQSAQDKARMDKEYLSLMAELGEAPVPASVGSTSGPATTPLASAPRPAAPANNPPPPSLMSTTQSRPPWMNSGPSESRPYHGMHGGGPGGPGGGPHSFPHPLPSLTGGHGGHPMQHNPNGPPPPWMQPPPPPMNQGPHPPGHHGPPPMGKSVPGKYACGLWGLSPASRKRYDAAAAYGHDAAAAAASQWAASTPSLWSSSPMAAAAAAAATPSAQQQYGFQYPFAMAAKIPPRGGDGPSHESEDFPRPLVTLPGRQPQQRPWWTGWFGKAA is encoded by the exons TGCAACTGCAGATAGAAGACCTGACTCGTAAACTGCGCACAGGAGACCTGGGCATCCCCCCTAACCCTGAGGACAG GTCCCCTTCCCCTGAGCCCATCTACAATAGCGAGGGGAAGCGGCTTAACACTCGTGAGTTCCGCACCCGCAAAAAGCTTGAAGAGGAGCGGCATAACCTCATCACGGAAATGGTTGCCCTCAACCCTGATTTCAAGCCACCTGCAGATTACAA acCTCCAGCAACACGTGTGAGCGATAAAGTAATGATTCCACAAGATGAGTATCCAGAAATCAACTTTGTGGGGCTGCTGATTGGGCCCAG AGGGAACACCTTGAAGAACATAGAGAAGGAGTGTAATGCCAAGATCATGATCCGGGGGAAAGGCTCTGTGAAAGAAGGGAAAGTCGGGCGCAAAGATGGCCAGATGCTGCCAGGAGAAGATGAGCCGCTTCATGCCCTGGTTACTGCCAATACCATGGAGAATGTGAAGAAAGCAGTAGAACAG ATAAGAAACATCCTGAAGCAGGGTATCGAGACTCCTGAGGACCAGAACGATCTACGGAAGATGCAGCTTCGAGAGTTGGCTCGTTTGAATGGGACCCTTCGGGAAGACGATAACAG GATCTTAAGACCCTGGCAGAGCTCGGAGACCCGCAGCATTACCAATACCACAGTGTGTACCAAGTGTGGAGGGGCTGGCCACATTGCTTCCGATTGCAAATTCCAAAG gCCTGGTGACCCCCAGTCAGCTCAGGATAAAGCGCGGATGGATAAAGAATACTTGTCCCTCATGGCTGAACTGGGGGAGGCACCTGTGCCCGCATCTGTGGGCTCCACCTCTGGGCCCGCCACCACACCCCTGGCCAGTGCACCTCGGCCCGCTGCTCCTGCCAACAATCCACCTCCGCCG TCTCTCATGTCCACTACCCAGAGCCGCCCACCCTGGATGAATTCTGGCCCGTCAGAGAGTCGGCCCTACCATGGCATGCACGGAGGTGGCCCTGGTGGGCCCGGAGGTGGCCCGCACAGCTTCCCACACCCGTTACCCAGCCTGACGGGCGGGCACGGTGGACATCCCATGCAGCACAACCCGAATGGACCCCCTCCTCCTTGGATGCAGCCGCCGCCACCACCGATGAACCAGGGCCCCCACCCACCTGGGCACCATGGCCCTCCTCCAATGGGTAA ATCAGTACCTGGGAAGTACGCCTGTGGGCTCTGGGGTCTATCGCCTGCATCAAGGAAAAG GTATGATGCCGCCGCCGCCTATGGGCATgatgccgccgccgccgccgcctcccagTGGGcagcctccaccccctccctctggTCCTCTTCCCCcatggcagcagcagcagcagccgccgCCACCCCCTCCGCCCAGCAGCAGTATGGCTTCCAGTACCCCTTTGCCATGGCAGCAAA GATCCCTCCCCGCGGCGGCGATGGCCCGAGCCATGAGAGTGAGGACTTTCCGCGCCCATTGGTGACCCTTCCAGGCAGACAGCCTCAGCAGCGCCCCTGGTGGACAGGATGGTTCGGCAAAGCAGCCTGA